Proteins encoded together in one uncultured Desulfosarcina sp. window:
- a CDS encoding response regulator transcription factor → MEPAKTSILVVEDDPAIARGLCDVLVFNGYHAETVADGNRGCDSALEGAWDLILLDVMLPGMDGFSICREIRRHRPTQPVIMLTAKGSEEDIVTGFTAGADDYVSKPFSLRELMVRVEAVLRRSGKTMGDERIRCGDVLFDGLNLQAACEDRTAALTRREMDIVVYLFRHRERIVSKAELLTEVWHYKDPGIETRTVDIHMLKLRKKIASLTDGKGLIETVRGEGYRLESAS, encoded by the coding sequence ATGGAACCGGCCAAAACCAGCATCCTGGTCGTGGAAGACGATCCGGCCATCGCCAGGGGGCTTTGCGATGTGCTGGTGTTCAACGGCTACCACGCCGAAACCGTGGCCGACGGAAACCGGGGCTGCGATTCGGCGTTGGAGGGGGCCTGGGACCTCATCCTGCTGGATGTGATGCTGCCCGGTATGGACGGCTTTTCCATCTGCCGTGAAATTCGCCGCCACCGGCCGACCCAGCCGGTGATCATGCTTACCGCCAAAGGCTCCGAGGAGGACATCGTTACCGGGTTTACCGCCGGTGCGGACGACTATGTGAGCAAACCCTTCTCGCTGCGGGAATTGATGGTGAGGGTGGAAGCCGTTCTCAGACGCAGCGGCAAAACCATGGGAGACGAGCGGATTCGCTGCGGCGACGTTCTCTTCGACGGCCTCAACCTCCAGGCCGCCTGTGAGGACCGCACGGCCGCGCTGACCCGCAGGGAGATGGATATCGTCGTCTATCTTTTTCGCCACCGGGAGCGCATCGTTTCCAAGGCCGAACTGCTCACCGAGGTCTGGCATTACAAAGATCCCGGGATCGAAACACGTACCGTGGACATTCACATGCTCAAACTGAGAAAAAAGATCGCTTCGCTGACCGATGGAAAGGGATTGATCGAGACTGTTCGGGGCGAGGGGTACCGTCTGGAGTCGGCGTCTTGA